From a region of the Alnus glutinosa chromosome 1, dhAlnGlut1.1, whole genome shotgun sequence genome:
- the LOC133861026 gene encoding uncharacterized protein LOC133861026, whose translation MGVLLYKQTHRLNLEGLKAYLFGPKPDLSRGSYERTLNYIRDYMGRPLMTTTNDSNPWWSVFKQAITAVGGKLAKPEILVSTTDARYIRQLGIPALGFSPMTNTPILLHDHNEFLKDTVYLKGVEVYESIISSLSSFEEASH comes from the exons ATGGGCGTCCTACTTTACAAACAAACACATAGGTTGAACCTTGAGGGCTTAAAAGCCTACCTTTTTGGTCCGAAACCAGATTTGTCTAGGGGATCTTATG AAAGGACCCTTAATTATATAAGAGACTACATGGGGCGCCCTTTGATGACAACAACCAATGATTCCAATCCATGGTGGTCTGTTTTCAAGCAAGCTATCACTGCAGTTGGAGGAAAACTTGCAAAGCCTGAAATCTTGGTTTCAACCACAGATGCACGATACATAAGACAGTTGGGAATTCCTGCTCTTGGTTTCTCGCCAATGACAAATACTCCCATTTTGCTGCATGACCATAATGAG TTCTTGAAAGACACTGTATATTTGAAAGGAGTAGAGGTATATGAATCCATAATCAGCTCTTTAAGTTCATTTGAGGAAGCATCACATTAG